In Kaistella faecalis, a genomic segment contains:
- a CDS encoding Tex family protein, producing MTATGFIQKSLPLSDKNISATLKLLGEDCTIPFISRYRKDATGNLDEVQIEQIAKLNAQFEEIIKRKESILKSIEEQNALTPELKQRIETSFDLQELEDLYLPFRKRRKTKADTAKEKGLEPLARIIMSQKANDLQFLASKYLNDEVTSLEDALQGARDIMAEWINENGYVRKNLRRLFQRKALISSKVVKAKKEEEAAQKFSQYFDWEESLNRIPSHRLLAMLRAEAEGFVKTKIDVDKDEALDLIENAILKSNNECTDQIAIAVADSYKRLLEPAISNETLQEAKQKADEKAIGIFSENLRQLLLAPPLGEKRILAIDPGYRSGCKVVCLDEKGDLLHNETIYPHAPQNESGMAMKKIRSMVNAYNIQAISIGNGTASRETEFFIKKIAFDTPPQVFVVSEAGASVYSASKIARDEFPSFDVTVRGAISIGRRLSDPLAELVKIDAKSIGVGQYQHDVDQTQLKNELDTTVMKCVNSVGINLNTASKSLLSYVSGIGEKMAENIVNYRAENGAFEDRKQLKKVPRLGEKAFQQAAAFVRIANSKNPLDNSAVHPEAYPVVEKMAKDLGIKTIDLIADKEKIALISPEKYVTETIGILGIKDILKELEKPGLDPRKAAKVFEFDPSVKSIKDLKTGMILPGIVNNITAFGCFVDLGIKESGLVHISQLKDGFVSDVNEVVKLHQHVQVRVTEVDEARKRVQLSMIL from the coding sequence ATGACCGCCACCGGCTTTATTCAAAAATCCCTACCACTTTCAGACAAAAATATCAGTGCAACCCTGAAACTTCTGGGCGAAGACTGTACCATCCCTTTTATTTCCCGATACCGCAAAGATGCCACGGGAAACCTCGACGAAGTTCAGATTGAGCAGATCGCCAAACTCAATGCCCAGTTTGAGGAAATTATTAAAAGGAAAGAAAGCATCCTTAAATCCATTGAGGAACAGAACGCGCTGACCCCTGAACTGAAACAGCGGATTGAAACAAGTTTCGACCTTCAGGAACTGGAAGATCTGTATCTGCCTTTCAGGAAAAGAAGAAAAACCAAAGCCGACACCGCGAAAGAAAAAGGTCTGGAACCTTTGGCCAGAATCATTATGAGCCAGAAAGCGAATGACCTTCAGTTCCTTGCTTCAAAATACCTGAATGATGAGGTGACTTCTTTGGAAGACGCGCTTCAGGGCGCCAGAGACATTATGGCGGAATGGATTAATGAAAACGGCTACGTCCGCAAAAACCTCAGACGGTTATTCCAGCGGAAGGCATTGATTTCGTCCAAGGTGGTAAAAGCCAAAAAAGAAGAGGAAGCCGCACAGAAATTCTCCCAGTACTTTGACTGGGAAGAAAGCCTGAACAGAATTCCGTCGCACCGTCTTTTAGCGATGCTAAGAGCGGAAGCTGAAGGTTTTGTTAAAACCAAAATTGATGTCGACAAAGATGAAGCGCTCGACCTTATCGAAAACGCCATCCTGAAATCCAATAACGAATGTACAGATCAGATTGCAATTGCAGTCGCGGACAGTTATAAAAGATTGCTTGAACCCGCAATTTCCAACGAAACTTTGCAGGAAGCGAAACAGAAGGCAGACGAAAAAGCAATCGGCATCTTTTCTGAAAACCTCAGACAGCTGCTCCTCGCGCCGCCTTTGGGCGAAAAACGGATTCTTGCCATCGATCCCGGTTACCGAAGCGGCTGTAAGGTGGTCTGTCTGGATGAAAAAGGCGACCTCCTGCACAACGAAACGATCTACCCTCACGCGCCGCAAAACGAGAGCGGAATGGCGATGAAGAAGATCCGCTCCATGGTGAACGCTTATAATATTCAGGCGATCTCGATTGGAAACGGGACGGCAAGCCGGGAAACAGAGTTCTTTATAAAGAAAATAGCTTTCGATACGCCGCCTCAGGTTTTTGTCGTGTCCGAAGCCGGCGCGTCGGTGTATTCAGCAAGCAAAATTGCGAGGGATGAATTTCCATCTTTCGATGTCACGGTTCGCGGAGCCATTTCGATTGGCAGAAGACTTTCTGATCCATTGGCAGAACTCGTAAAGATCGATGCGAAATCAATCGGAGTCGGACAGTATCAGCACGATGTAGACCAGACCCAGCTGAAAAACGAACTGGATACTACCGTAATGAAATGCGTAAATTCTGTCGGAATCAATCTGAATACGGCAAGCAAATCGCTGTTGAGTTATGTCTCGGGAATCGGGGAAAAGATGGCAGAGAATATTGTGAATTACCGTGCAGAAAACGGAGCTTTTGAAGACAGAAAACAACTGAAAAAAGTTCCGAGACTGGGAGAAAAGGCTTTTCAGCAGGCCGCAGCTTTTGTGAGAATTGCCAACAGCAAAAACCCGCTGGACAATTCAGCGGTTCACCCGGAAGCCTACCCTGTCGTTGAGAAAATGGCAAAAGACTTAGGCATTAAAACCATCGACCTCATCGCTGATAAAGAAAAAATTGCATTGATCAGTCCTGAAAAATATGTAACCGAAACAATCGGTATTTTGGGGATTAAAGATATCCTGAAAGAACTGGAAAAACCCGGTTTGGATCCGAGGAAAGCGGCTAAAGTCTTTGAGTTTGACCCGAGCGTTAAAAGCATTAAAGATTTAAAAACCGGAATGATTCTGCCCGGCATCGTCAACAACATCACGGCGTTCGGCTGTTTTGTGGATCTCGGGATCAAGGAAAGCGGACTGGTGCATATTTCCCAGCTGAAAGACGGTTTTGTTTCCGATGTGAATGAAGTGGTGAAACTGCATCAGCACGTTCAGGTAAGGGTGACCGAAGTGGATGAGGCCAGAAAAAGGGTGCAGCTGAGTATGATACTCTAG
- a CDS encoding DUF421 domain-containing protein gives MKNMLTIDWSAIVLGSEEWSFLPEVALRTLIMFIIIITGLRFMGKRGVKQLSVVELVVIIGLGSAAGDPMFYKEVGIVFSLLVFLIIILLYAGLTYIVGKSKKAEDMLEGKPLCLIQDGVFVLENFKKENLGSDEFFAELRLKGISHLGQVETAIEETSGELSVFYYADENIRPGLSVMPDSLNRPVKNIETPGCYSCTFCGYTENKAVGNAGCCPRCKREDWVEAINKKRIS, from the coding sequence ATGAAAAATATGCTTACAATCGACTGGTCCGCTATTGTCCTGGGAAGTGAAGAGTGGTCCTTTTTGCCGGAGGTGGCGCTTCGGACCCTCATCATGTTTATCATCATCATTACCGGCCTGCGGTTTATGGGAAAGCGCGGGGTGAAACAGCTGTCGGTAGTGGAACTTGTTGTTATTATCGGTTTGGGATCAGCCGCGGGCGATCCGATGTTCTACAAAGAGGTGGGGATCGTATTCTCGCTGCTTGTCTTCCTCATTATTATCTTGTTATATGCCGGACTGACCTATATCGTAGGGAAATCTAAAAAAGCGGAGGATATGCTGGAAGGTAAACCGCTGTGCCTGATTCAGGACGGTGTTTTTGTATTGGAAAACTTTAAAAAAGAAAATCTCGGAAGTGACGAATTCTTTGCAGAACTCAGGTTGAAAGGTATTTCTCACCTCGGCCAGGTGGAGACCGCAATTGAAGAGACTTCAGGCGAATTAAGCGTCTTTTATTATGCAGACGAAAACATCAGACCCGGACTTTCTGTAATGCCTGATTCCTTGAACAGACCTGTTAAAAATATTGAGACACCGGGTTGTTACTCCTGTACATTCTGCGGTTATACAGAAAACAAAGCTGTAGGTAATGCCGGTTGCTGCCCGCGCTGTAAAAGAGAGGACTGGGTGGAAGCCATCAATAAGAAAAGAATCAGTTAA
- a CDS encoding type 1 glutamine amidotransferase domain-containing protein, producing the protein MKISRILLLTKVTKKTKAMHVLFVLTSHDKLGNTGKKTGFWIEEFASPYYYLTDKGVEVTLASPAGGQPPIDPSSDKPENQTEATIRFKADEALQEKLSRTIPLADISAQDYDAVFYPGGHGPLWDLAESEDSATLIETFYGLQKPVALVCHAPAALKNVKNQEGQPLVKGKKVTGFANSEEDLVQLTEVVPFLVEDMLKQNGGIYSKAGDFEPYALEDGLLITGQNPASSEKVAELLLEKLQK; encoded by the coding sequence ATGAAAATATCCCGCATTCTTTTACTGACTAAAGTAACTAAAAAAACAAAAGCAATGCACGTACTGTTTGTATTAACTTCCCATGACAAACTGGGAAACACTGGAAAAAAAACCGGTTTCTGGATTGAAGAATTTGCAAGCCCCTATTATTATCTGACTGATAAAGGGGTCGAAGTAACCCTTGCTTCTCCTGCGGGAGGACAGCCGCCGATCGATCCCAGCAGTGATAAACCAGAAAACCAGACTGAAGCCACCATCCGTTTCAAAGCTGATGAGGCACTTCAGGAAAAACTGAGCAGAACGATTCCTCTGGCAGATATTTCTGCCCAGGATTACGATGCCGTATTTTATCCGGGAGGTCACGGACCGCTTTGGGACCTTGCAGAAAGTGAGGATTCCGCAACGCTGATAGAAACTTTTTATGGTCTTCAGAAACCGGTAGCGTTGGTTTGCCACGCTCCTGCAGCGCTGAAAAATGTGAAAAACCAAGAGGGTCAACCTTTGGTTAAAGGTAAAAAGGTAACAGGGTTTGCGAACAGTGAAGAAGATCTTGTACAGCTTACCGAAGTAGTTCCTTTTCTGGTAGAAGATATGCTGAAACAGAACGGCGGGATTTATTCCAAAGCAGGTGATTTTGAACCTTACGCCCTGGAAGATGGTCTGCTCATTACGGGACAGAACCCTGCATCGTCTGAAAAAGTGGCAGAACTTTTACTGGAAAAACTTCAAAAGTAA
- a CDS encoding nucleotide pyrophosphohydrolase, with the protein MKDIKTLINKIVKFRDERDWGQFHNSKDLALALSVEASELLELFLWKKNEDFNVDKLKDELADVLMYALLLADKNNLDIHQIVLDKIKKNAEKYPVDKAKGNATKYNEL; encoded by the coding sequence ATGAAAGACATCAAAACACTTATAAACAAAATAGTAAAATTTCGGGACGAAAGAGATTGGGGACAGTTTCATAATTCTAAAGATTTGGCGCTTGCACTTTCTGTGGAAGCCTCGGAGCTTCTTGAATTATTTCTTTGGAAAAAAAATGAAGACTTCAATGTAGACAAGCTAAAAGATGAATTAGCTGATGTGCTGATGTATGCATTGTTATTAGCGGATAAAAACAATCTGGATATTCATCAGATTGTGTTGGATAAGATTAAGAAAAATGCTGAAAAATATCCTGTCGATAAAGCTAAAGGGAATGCAACCAAATACAACGAACTGTAG